One stretch of Lacrimispora sphenoides DNA includes these proteins:
- a CDS encoding transketolase family protein yields MSGIIKKATRDSYGEALVELGNIHEDLLVLDADLASATKTAYFKKAFPDRHIDCGIAECNMMGVSAGLSLTGKIPFASSFAMFTAGRGFEQIRNSIGYPGLNVKIGATHGGISVGEDGATHQCNEDFAIMRTIPGMVVICPSDDIETKASVKAAYNHKGPVYLRFGRVPVPPVNQREDYHFEIGKGVVLKEGRDITVIANGILVNEVLEAEKVLAEKGLQVQIINIHTIKPLDKDLVIQSAKKTAKIVVVEEHSIIGGLGSAVCDALSENYPVPVLKIGVNDVYGRSGSARELLREHELDSESLANRILNFYNRK; encoded by the coding sequence ATGTCAGGGATCATAAAGAAGGCAACCAGAGACAGTTATGGCGAAGCATTAGTGGAATTAGGTAATATCCATGAAGATTTACTTGTATTGGATGCTGATCTGGCTTCTGCGACAAAGACCGCTTATTTTAAAAAGGCATTTCCTGACCGACATATCGACTGCGGGATTGCAGAGTGTAATATGATGGGGGTTTCTGCAGGCTTATCTTTAACAGGTAAGATCCCCTTTGCCAGTTCCTTTGCCATGTTTACGGCAGGTCGTGGGTTTGAACAGATACGCAATTCCATTGGATACCCTGGTTTAAATGTAAAAATCGGAGCCACTCACGGAGGGATCTCTGTAGGAGAGGATGGAGCCACGCATCAATGCAATGAGGACTTTGCTATCATGAGGACCATACCGGGAATGGTTGTCATATGTCCTTCGGATGACATAGAAACAAAAGCATCGGTAAAGGCAGCATATAACCATAAAGGGCCTGTTTATTTAAGATTTGGAAGAGTCCCTGTTCCTCCTGTTAATCAGAGGGAAGACTATCATTTTGAGATTGGGAAAGGTGTCGTATTAAAAGAGGGCAGAGATATTACTGTCATTGCAAATGGGATTCTGGTAAATGAAGTGCTTGAGGCAGAGAAGGTATTGGCGGAAAAAGGGCTTCAGGTACAGATAATAAATATCCATACCATTAAGCCCTTGGATAAGGATTTAGTGATACAGTCAGCAAAAAAGACAGCGAAAATAGTAGTAGTGGAGGAGCATTCCATTATCGGCGGTTTAGGAAGCGCGGTGTGTGATGCACTGTCTGAAAATTATCCGGTCCCAGTTTTAAAAATAGGCGTGAATGACGTCTATGGTAGATCCGGCTCTGCAAGGGAACTCCTAAGAGAGCATGAACTGGATTCAGAAAGCCTGGCAAATCGCATACTTAATTTTTATAATCGGAAGTAA
- the kdpB gene encoding potassium-transporting ATPase subunit KdpB, with protein MEKKSVDKSIFYDALRQSFVKLSPRVQVKNPVMLVVYIGAVLTGVLYFLSFAGLKDENSGYTLTISLILWFTVLFANFAEAIAEGRGRAQADSLRSAKKDVKARKLKTPSNIDDYTEVLSNTLKKGDIVYVRAGEQIPMDGEVIDGAASVDESAITGESAPVIRESGGDRSAVTGGTTLVSDWLIIEVTAEVGESFLDKMISMVEGASRKKTPNEVALQILLITLTIIFLVVTAALRPFTGFASLQAGSGSAISITNVIALLVCLAPTTIGALLSSIGIAGMSRLNQANVLAMSGRAIEAAGDVDVLLLDKTGTITLGNRQASEFLPVAGVTEQELADAAQLSSLADQTAEGRSIVVLAKERFGIRGRELSTLGASFVEFTAKTRMSGIDYQENEIRKGAADTIKAYVLEKGGNYPEECEKLVTRVAEAGGTPLVVAKNNQVMGVVYLKDIVKNGVKERFEDLRKMGIKTIMITGDNPMTAAAIAAEAGVDDFLAEATPEAKLALIRDYQAKGHLVAMTGDGTNDAPALAQADVAVAMNSGTQAAKEAGNMVDLDSSPTKLIDIVRIGKQLLMTRGSLTTFSVANDVAKYFAIIPVLFFGIYPQLEALNFMSLTSAKSAMLSAIIYNALIIIALIPLALKGVKYREMPAEKLLTRNLLVYGLGGICAPFFAIKLIDMILTACGLA; from the coding sequence ATGGAAAAAAAGAGTGTTGATAAAAGCATCTTTTATGATGCGCTGAGACAGTCCTTTGTAAAGCTGTCTCCCAGGGTGCAGGTGAAAAATCCTGTCATGCTGGTGGTTTATATAGGAGCAGTCCTGACCGGTGTTTTATATTTTCTTTCCTTTGCAGGACTTAAGGATGAGAATTCGGGTTATACCTTAACCATATCCCTGATTTTATGGTTTACCGTCCTGTTTGCAAACTTTGCAGAAGCGATTGCAGAGGGGCGGGGGCGGGCACAGGCAGACAGCCTGCGCAGTGCCAAAAAGGACGTTAAGGCAAGAAAACTGAAAACGCCATCCAATATAGACGATTATACTGAGGTTCTTTCCAATACCTTGAAAAAAGGAGATATCGTATATGTCAGGGCAGGGGAGCAGATTCCAATGGATGGGGAAGTGATCGATGGGGCAGCCTCTGTGGACGAAAGTGCTATTACCGGCGAATCTGCGCCGGTTATCCGGGAATCCGGCGGCGACCGAAGCGCTGTAACAGGGGGAACCACCCTGGTGTCTGACTGGCTGATCATCGAAGTAACGGCGGAAGTAGGAGAAAGCTTTCTCGATAAAATGATATCCATGGTGGAAGGTGCATCCAGAAAGAAAACGCCTAATGAAGTGGCTTTGCAGATTTTGCTCATAACCCTTACCATTATCTTTCTTGTGGTTACGGCAGCCTTGCGGCCCTTTACCGGCTTTGCAAGCCTCCAGGCAGGATCCGGTTCCGCCATCTCCATCACCAATGTCATTGCCCTTTTGGTATGCTTGGCGCCTACTACCATTGGCGCACTTCTATCCTCCATCGGCATTGCAGGCATGAGCCGCTTAAATCAGGCCAATGTTCTGGCAATGAGCGGGCGGGCCATTGAAGCTGCCGGGGATGTGGATGTTCTGCTGCTTGATAAGACCGGGACTATTACCTTGGGAAACCGCCAGGCAAGTGAATTTCTGCCGGTGGCCGGCGTTACAGAGCAGGAGCTTGCCGATGCGGCCCAGCTTTCCTCTCTTGCGGACCAGACAGCGGAAGGAAGAAGCATTGTGGTTCTAGCAAAGGAACGGTTCGGGATACGGGGCAGGGAGCTTTCGACCCTGGGCGCAAGCTTTGTGGAATTTACAGCAAAAACAAGGATGAGCGGCATCGACTATCAGGAAAACGAGATCCGGAAAGGTGCTGCTGATACCATCAAAGCCTATGTGCTGGAAAAGGGAGGCAACTACCCGGAGGAATGTGAGAAGCTTGTAACGCGTGTTGCCGAGGCAGGAGGCACTCCTCTTGTGGTGGCAAAAAACAATCAGGTAATGGGCGTGGTCTATTTAAAGGACATCGTGAAAAACGGCGTAAAAGAACGTTTTGAAGATCTGCGTAAAATGGGCATCAAGACCATTATGATCACCGGTGACAACCCCATGACGGCGGCGGCTATTGCTGCAGAAGCGGGCGTTGATGATTTTCTTGCGGAAGCTACGCCGGAAGCAAAACTGGCCCTCATCCGTGATTACCAGGCCAAAGGCCATCTGGTCGCCATGACCGGAGACGGCACAAATGATGCTCCTGCCCTGGCACAGGCAGATGTTGCGGTTGCAATGAATTCAGGAACCCAGGCTGCCAAGGAGGCAGGAAACATGGTGGATTTAGACTCCAGTCCTACCAAGCTCATCGATATTGTCCGGATCGGCAAGCAGCTTTTGATGACAAGAGGGTCTTTGACGACCTTTAGTGTGGCAAACGATGTAGCAAAGTATTTTGCCATCATTCCTGTACTGTTTTTCGGCATTTATCCACAGCTGGAAGCTCTGAATTTTATGAGTCTGACCAGCGCCAAAAGTGCCATGCTTTCAGCAATCATTTATAATGCATTGATCATTATTGCACTGATTCCTCTTGCTCTTAAAGGGGTAAAATACCGGGAGATGCCGGCTGAAAAGCTGCTGACAAGGAACCTGCTGGTCTATGGCCTGGGCGGGATCTGCGCGCCTTTTTTCGCAATCAAGCTGATAGATATGATTCTGACCGCTTGCGGTCTTGCATGA
- a CDS encoding PTS sugar transporter subunit IIB translates to MKILAVCGSGLGSSFMMEMNIKNVLKEIGAAGIEVDHSDLGGATPGAADIFIAGRDIAMAMTHLKGVVELDNLLDKKELKEKLEESLRKLNVI, encoded by the coding sequence ATGAAGATATTGGCGGTTTGCGGTTCAGGGCTTGGAAGCAGTTTTATGATGGAAATGAATATAAAAAATGTGTTAAAGGAGATTGGGGCAGCAGGAATTGAGGTGGATCACAGTGATTTAGGGGGTGCGACACCGGGAGCGGCAGATATCTTTATTGCAGGAAGAGATATCGCTATGGCAATGACCCATTTGAAAGGGGTCGTAGAGCTTGATAACCTGCTGGATAAAAAAGAACTGAAGGAAAAATTGGAAGAGTCCTTAAGGAAACTGAATGTAATCTAA
- a CDS encoding sensor histidine kinase, protein MESFDYRPDPDAILEDIQTHRDQRPGRLKIFFGYAAGVGKTFAMLDDAQERLKSGIDVLVGYIEPHTRPETMQKLHGLPVLPPKTVSYRNIELKEFDLDKALELKPELILVDELAHTNAEGGRNKKRYQDIEELLGAGIDVYTTVNVQHMESLNDVIENITKVRVRETVPDYIFDRAEKIELVDIEPDELLRRLEGGKIYRTDRAETAMQNFFTQDNLRLLREIALRCAADKISLENQSERSLSDKMANTKLLVCIGASPSSAKCIRWTARAAEAFHASWAALYVESTESEDLTAEQQRTIRANLDLAEKLGAELVNLTGHDIAATVSEYAKLSGITNIVVGKSRNKKTLKNLFDMDFEDKLISLLPNIEIHIIPGSAAKRNYKEPRKKTKHDSIHFSWTDTVKALSILGGATLLSLWLHRLNIMNQNIIMVYIFSVLLVSRMTEGYWYGVVASAVSVLTFNFFFTEPYYTFNAIQSGYPLTFVIMLLVALITSALTVRMKAEARLAVKREHRTEILYEINKKLLATRGLDGIVALTNDYVVKLFERSIIFFTTDPEQGENGEVVQSADDIGSDVLNSADEKAVAHWVFLNQKRAGAGTDTLMGAAAFYMPVISQGKVLAVWGISCGKGNLDHNTRLFLRMIASQVAMALERQHLSDEQRNMIVESEKEKMRSTLLRAISHDLRTPLAGILGASSVIRENGKMLDENTQDSLIANIQEESQWLIRMVENLLSVTRINEDSSNLKKSPEAAEEVVGEAVSRIKRRFPQSKIHVHVPEEFLEVPMDGTLIVQVLINLLENAIKYSPADSSIEVRLEREGTRAKFEVLDRGRGILSEDLPHLFAGYKPNENRSADSSRGMGIGLSICKTIVNAHQGNLEAENRKDGGTVFRFTLPLKGSE, encoded by the coding sequence ATGGAATCCTTTGATTACAGACCTGACCCTGACGCGATTTTAGAGGATATTCAGACGCATCGGGACCAAAGGCCGGGCAGGTTAAAAATATTTTTTGGATATGCTGCCGGTGTAGGAAAAACCTTTGCAATGCTTGACGACGCCCAGGAACGCCTAAAAAGCGGGATCGACGTTTTAGTTGGCTATATCGAGCCTCATACCCGTCCTGAGACCATGCAGAAACTGCATGGTCTGCCGGTGCTTCCACCCAAAACCGTATCATACCGCAATATAGAGCTAAAGGAATTCGACTTAGATAAGGCTCTGGAACTTAAACCGGAATTGATTCTTGTGGATGAGCTGGCCCATACCAATGCAGAGGGCGGAAGGAATAAAAAACGTTATCAGGACATTGAAGAGCTTTTGGGAGCAGGGATCGATGTTTATACAACTGTGAATGTTCAGCATATGGAAAGCTTAAATGACGTGATCGAGAACATCACAAAGGTCAGGGTCCGGGAAACCGTACCGGATTATATCTTTGACCGGGCGGAGAAAATCGAACTGGTGGATATTGAACCGGATGAACTGCTGCGCCGTCTGGAAGGAGGTAAGATCTACCGAACTGACCGGGCGGAAACGGCCATGCAGAATTTTTTCACACAGGATAACCTGCGGCTTTTGCGAGAGATCGCCCTGCGCTGCGCTGCGGATAAGATCAGCTTGGAGAATCAGAGTGAGCGGAGCTTATCCGATAAAATGGCTAACACCAAGCTGCTTGTCTGCATCGGAGCTTCTCCCTCATCGGCAAAATGCATCCGGTGGACAGCGCGGGCGGCGGAAGCATTTCACGCAAGCTGGGCCGCATTGTACGTGGAGAGTACGGAAAGCGAGGATCTTACCGCTGAGCAGCAGAGGACCATCCGTGCGAACCTGGACCTGGCAGAGAAGCTTGGGGCTGAGCTTGTCAACCTGACTGGACATGATATTGCCGCCACTGTATCGGAATATGCCAAGCTATCCGGTATCACAAACATCGTAGTGGGTAAAAGCAGAAATAAAAAAACACTTAAGAATCTGTTCGACATGGATTTTGAAGATAAGCTTATCTCTCTTTTGCCTAATATAGAAATCCACATCATACCTGGGAGCGCTGCCAAACGCAACTATAAAGAGCCAAGAAAAAAAACGAAACATGACAGTATTCATTTTTCTTGGACGGACACTGTAAAAGCACTCTCTATTTTAGGTGGCGCCACCCTGTTGTCCCTTTGGCTTCACAGGCTTAATATTATGAACCAGAATATCATAATGGTTTATATTTTCTCCGTTTTACTGGTTTCCCGAATGACGGAAGGGTATTGGTATGGAGTTGTTGCTTCTGCGGTCAGCGTACTGACCTTTAATTTCTTTTTTACAGAGCCTTATTACACTTTTAACGCAATCCAATCCGGCTATCCCCTGACCTTTGTCATCATGCTCTTAGTCGCTTTAATTACAAGCGCTTTGACCGTTCGCATGAAAGCGGAAGCCCGGCTGGCCGTGAAAAGAGAACACCGTACTGAAATCCTGTATGAGATCAATAAAAAGTTACTTGCCACAAGGGGCCTTGACGGGATCGTGGCTCTTACAAACGACTATGTGGTTAAGCTGTTTGAACGCTCTATCATATTTTTTACCACGGATCCTGAACAAGGGGAGAATGGTGAAGTAGTGCAGTCGGCTGATGATATCGGTTCCGATGTCTTAAACTCCGCCGATGAAAAGGCCGTTGCCCACTGGGTATTCTTAAACCAGAAGCGTGCTGGAGCAGGAACCGATACCCTGATGGGAGCGGCAGCGTTTTATATGCCGGTGATTTCTCAGGGAAAGGTTCTTGCTGTCTGGGGAATTTCCTGTGGAAAAGGGAATCTTGACCATAATACCCGACTGTTTTTACGCATGATCGCTTCCCAGGTAGCCATGGCCCTGGAGCGGCAGCACCTTTCCGATGAACAACGGAACATGATAGTGGAGTCGGAAAAGGAAAAGATGCGCAGTACCCTTTTGCGGGCAATATCCCATGATCTGCGCACGCCTCTTGCAGGCATCTTGGGTGCCAGCTCCGTGATTCGGGAAAATGGGAAGATGCTTGATGAAAATACCCAGGACAGCCTGATCGCCAACATACAGGAGGAATCACAATGGCTCATACGTATGGTGGAAAATCTGCTCTCCGTGACACGGATCAATGAAGATTCTTCCAATCTTAAGAAAAGCCCGGAGGCAGCGGAGGAGGTCGTAGGAGAGGCCGTAAGCCGTATCAAACGAAGATTTCCCCAGAGTAAAATTCATGTTCATGTCCCGGAGGAATTTTTAGAGGTCCCAATGGATGGAACCTTAATTGTGCAGGTGCTGATAAACCTTCTTGAGAATGCTATTAAATATTCTCCAGCCGATTCTTCCATTGAGGTTCGTTTGGAGAGGGAAGGAACAAGGGCAAAATTCGAAGTGCTGGACAGGGGAAGGGGAATTCTAAGTGAAGATCTACCCCATCTGTTTGCAGGTTATAAACCAAACGAAAACAGGAGCGCTGATTCCTCGAGAGGGATGGGGATCGGTCTGTCCATCTGCAAAACCATTGTAAATGCTCATCAGGGAAACTTAGAGGCTGAAAACAGAAAGGACGGAGGAACGGTATTCCGCTTCACCCTGCCCTTGAAAGGAAGTGAATAA
- the kdpA gene encoding potassium-transporting ATPase subunit KdpA, which produces MSQIVLQDIFYIAVLVGLSIPLGIYIYKVMTGQRVLLTPALAPVEKGIYKLMGIDAEDEMNAGKYALSVFLFSGAGFVFLFGLLMLQGILPFNPEGMKGTSWHLAFNTAASFISNTNWQSYSGESTLSYFTQFSGLAVQNFVSAATGIAVLFALIRGFVLKQKKTIGNFWADLIRSSLYILIPISFLVALLLVSQGVVQTFGPYKEVAMLENGALQTIPLGPAASQIAIKQLGTNGGGFFGMNSAFPLENPTAFSNLIQVLSILLIPAALCVSFGRAVKDGRQGRSIYITMMIFFVAALAAITVSEQFAAPVFEHAAVSGSMEGKEVIHGVGASSLWAVVTTAASNGSVNAMHDSLTPLGGMVSMFLMQLGEIVFGGVGSGLYGMLAFVLLTVFIAGLMVGRTPEYLGKKVEPFDMKMVCLIVLVPPLLALIGTSAAVSMHGARSWLTNSGAHGFSEILYAFSSMANNNGSSFGGFYGNTPFTNILGGIIMLLVRFIPMTAVIFLAGNMARKKAVAVSEGTLSTSNGIFIGLLIGVILIIGALSFLPALALGPIADFFTMQ; this is translated from the coding sequence ATGAGCCAAATTGTTTTGCAGGATATATTTTATATTGCTGTTTTAGTTGGATTGTCCATACCTTTAGGCATTTATATATACAAGGTTATGACAGGGCAGAGGGTATTATTGACACCTGCCCTTGCCCCTGTGGAAAAGGGGATTTATAAGCTTATGGGCATTGACGCCGAGGATGAGATGAACGCAGGGAAGTATGCACTCTCCGTTTTTCTATTCAGCGGGGCAGGCTTTGTTTTTCTTTTCGGTTTGCTGATGCTGCAGGGGATTCTGCCATTTAATCCGGAGGGAATGAAAGGAACCAGCTGGCATCTGGCTTTTAACACAGCCGCCAGTTTTATCTCCAACACCAACTGGCAGTCCTATTCAGGCGAATCCACCCTGTCCTATTTCACCCAGTTTTCAGGCCTTGCCGTCCAGAACTTCGTGTCGGCTGCTACGGGGATTGCCGTCCTCTTTGCCTTAATCAGAGGCTTTGTCCTGAAACAGAAAAAAACCATCGGGAATTTTTGGGCGGACTTAATAAGGTCCTCGCTTTATATCCTGATCCCGATTTCTTTTCTCGTGGCTTTGCTGCTTGTTTCCCAGGGGGTGGTACAGACGTTTGGCCCCTATAAAGAAGTTGCCATGCTGGAAAATGGAGCCTTGCAGACAATCCCCTTAGGTCCTGCGGCAAGCCAGATCGCGATCAAGCAGCTTGGAACGAACGGAGGCGGCTTCTTTGGGATGAACTCCGCGTTTCCGCTTGAGAATCCAACTGCCTTCTCGAACCTGATACAGGTTCTATCCATTCTACTGATTCCTGCGGCGCTTTGCGTAAGCTTTGGAAGGGCAGTAAAAGACGGCAGGCAGGGGCGATCAATTTATATTACTATGATGATCTTCTTTGTCGCAGCTCTTGCTGCCATAACCGTCAGCGAGCAGTTTGCGGCTCCTGTGTTTGAACACGCAGCAGTTTCCGGCAGCATGGAGGGCAAGGAGGTAATTCATGGTGTCGGTGCTTCCTCTTTATGGGCAGTGGTGACCACGGCGGCATCAAACGGCTCCGTGAACGCAATGCACGACAGCCTTACTCCCCTTGGAGGAATGGTTTCCATGTTCCTTATGCAGCTGGGTGAAATTGTATTCGGCGGTGTGGGAAGCGGACTTTATGGAATGCTTGCATTTGTACTCCTTACCGTATTTATAGCAGGCTTAATGGTTGGCCGGACTCCGGAGTACCTGGGGAAAAAGGTAGAACCCTTTGATATGAAGATGGTTTGCTTAATTGTCCTTGTTCCCCCGCTTCTGGCGCTTATAGGAACTTCCGCAGCCGTCTCTATGCATGGTGCCCGGTCATGGTTGACCAATTCAGGAGCCCATGGATTTTCAGAGATTTTGTATGCCTTTTCTTCCATGGCGAATAACAATGGCAGTTCCTTTGGAGGGTTCTACGGGAATACCCCGTTTACCAATATTTTAGGCGGGATCATTATGCTGCTGGTTCGGTTTATTCCCATGACAGCCGTCATTTTCCTAGCCGGCAATATGGCAAGGAAGAAAGCCGTAGCCGTCAGCGAGGGCACATTGTCCACCAGCAATGGTATATTTATAGGACTTTTGATCGGAGTTATCCTTATCATCGGTGCGCTGAGCTTTTTGCCGGCGCTGGCCCTTGGTCCCATAGCCGATTTCTTTACAATGCAGTGA
- a CDS encoding transketolase has product MEYKELQLIANDIRKGIIEAVYSAGCGHPGGSLSAAEILAYLFFKELNINEKDPGKEDRDRFILSKGHITPGYYAVLANRGFFPVDELSTFRKIGSRLQGHPDMKKTPGVDMSSGSLGQGISVAAGMALSGKLSSKNYRVYALAGDGEIQEGQVWEAAMFAAHRELDNLVVIVDNNNLQIDGTVEEICSPYPIDKKFEAFGFHAVTVNGHNFEELEEAFLTAKQVKGKPTVIITKTIKGKGISFMEDNLYWHSGVLNEEQYQLAMDELERERKLLCQGS; this is encoded by the coding sequence ATGGAGTATAAGGAGCTGCAATTAATAGCCAATGATATCCGCAAGGGAATCATTGAGGCCGTATATAGTGCAGGCTGCGGACATCCGGGAGGGTCTTTATCCGCAGCAGAAATACTGGCATACCTGTTTTTTAAAGAGTTGAATATTAATGAAAAAGACCCGGGAAAGGAAGACCGTGACCGGTTTATCTTATCCAAGGGTCATATAACGCCAGGGTACTATGCAGTACTGGCTAACCGTGGATTCTTTCCTGTGGATGAATTATCGACTTTTCGGAAAATAGGTTCCAGGTTACAGGGGCATCCGGATATGAAGAAAACGCCTGGCGTGGATATGTCCAGCGGATCTTTGGGACAGGGTATCTCCGTTGCTGCCGGGATGGCTTTGTCAGGGAAGCTGTCTTCTAAAAACTACCGTGTCTACGCGCTTGCAGGTGACGGGGAAATACAGGAAGGGCAGGTATGGGAAGCAGCCATGTTTGCAGCCCACAGAGAATTAGACAATCTGGTCGTGATTGTAGATAATAATAATCTCCAGATAGACGGAACCGTTGAGGAGATCTGTTCTCCCTATCCCATTGACAAGAAGTTTGAGGCTTTTGGGTTTCATGCCGTGACAGTCAACGGCCATAACTTTGAGGAACTGGAAGAAGCCTTTCTGACGGCAAAGCAGGTAAAAGGAAAACCAACGGTCATTATTACGAAGACAATAAAGGGAAAAGGCATCTCATTTATGGAAGATAATTTGTACTGGCATAGCGGTGTACTGAATGAAGAACAGTATCAGCTTGCTATGGACGAATTGGAAAGGGAAAGGAAGTTGTTATGTCAGGGATCATAA
- a CDS encoding potassium-transporting ATPase subunit C: MKIMKLLKTAVICFGIMTILCGIIYTAAVTGAAQLLFPDQANGSMIVVTQKDGTQKEYGSQLLAQEFTKPQYLIGRPSGVTNLSPVSKEQKTLVLERINWWHSFDPGNQEDIPMDLVTASGSGVDPHISPEAAEYQVARIAAARNLTEDEVRGIIKTCTKGRFLGFIGEPGVNVLKVNLALDGLLQIKKVV, from the coding sequence ATGAAAATCATGAAATTATTAAAAACCGCTGTTATATGCTTTGGCATAATGACCATATTGTGCGGTATCATTTATACGGCTGCAGTTACGGGGGCAGCCCAGCTGCTGTTTCCGGATCAGGCAAACGGCAGCATGATCGTTGTTACCCAAAAGGATGGAACACAAAAGGAATATGGATCTCAGTTGCTGGCCCAGGAGTTTACAAAACCCCAATATCTTATTGGAAGGCCCTCCGGCGTGACAAATCTCTCCCCTGTCAGCAAAGAGCAGAAAACCCTTGTTTTAGAACGTATAAACTGGTGGCATTCCTTTGACCCCGGCAATCAGGAGGATATTCCCATGGATCTGGTTACGGCATCAGGAAGCGGCGTTGATCCTCATATTTCTCCTGAAGCGGCAGAATACCAGGTGGCAAGGATTGCTGCCGCCAGGAATTTAACAGAGGATGAAGTGAGAGGCATTATTAAGACCTGTACAAAGGGGCGCTTTCTTGGATTTATCGGCGAACCGGGTGTAAATGTTTTAAAGGTGAATTTAGCTCTTGATGGTTTGCTGCAGATAAAAAAAGTGGTATGA
- a CDS encoding PTS ascorbate transporter subunit IIC, with translation MAVLNIIQEILSTPAVLVALIALIGLLLQKKPAADTIRGTIKSFLGFIVLSAGADVIVTSLAPLGGMFQEAFHTAGVVPNNEAIIAVALKEYGQVTALIMFFGMFANILIARITRFKYVFLTGHHTLYMACMIGVILITIGMSTAATVVVGAVALGIVMVLFPALAQPTMKKITKSDDVAFGHFSTIGYWSSAMIGKLVGKNSKSTEEIEFPKSLAFLRDSSVSISLTMVIFYLILALFCGPDYVKNNWSDGTNYIMFSITKGIQFAAGVFIILQGVRLILAEIVPAFKGISERLIPNAKPALDCPIVYTFAPNAVLIGFFSSFVGGIVGMIMLILTGGIIILPGVVPHFFCGATAGVFGNANGGVKGAVFGSFINGLMLTFAPLLLMPLLGDLGYQGTTFSDLDFIASGFLIGKAGQLGPIAATIFVFGVLAVMIAVSIKKPGRKESES, from the coding sequence ATGGCTGTTTTAAATATAATACAGGAAATTCTTTCGACCCCTGCAGTATTAGTGGCATTAATTGCATTGATTGGCTTATTGCTTCAAAAGAAACCTGCAGCAGATACCATCAGAGGTACGATAAAGTCATTTCTTGGTTTTATCGTGTTATCGGCAGGAGCAGATGTAATCGTCACATCCCTGGCCCCATTGGGAGGAATGTTTCAGGAAGCATTTCATACGGCAGGAGTTGTGCCAAATAACGAGGCCATTATTGCGGTGGCATTAAAAGAGTATGGCCAGGTTACTGCCCTGATCATGTTTTTCGGAATGTTCGCCAATATCTTAATTGCCCGTATTACCAGGTTTAAATATGTTTTTCTCACAGGACATCATACTCTTTATATGGCTTGTATGATTGGTGTTATCTTGATTACCATTGGCATGTCTACCGCTGCGACAGTCGTAGTGGGAGCGGTTGCCCTTGGAATTGTTATGGTGCTGTTCCCTGCCCTGGCACAGCCGACGATGAAAAAGATAACGAAATCCGATGATGTGGCTTTCGGACATTTCAGCACCATCGGTTATTGGTCTTCTGCAATGATCGGTAAATTAGTAGGGAAAAATTCTAAGTCCACGGAAGAGATAGAATTCCCGAAATCACTTGCATTTTTAAGAGACAGTTCCGTTTCTATTTCCCTGACTATGGTTATCTTTTATCTGATCCTTGCACTCTTTTGCGGACCGGACTATGTAAAGAATAACTGGTCAGACGGAACAAATTACATTATGTTTTCCATTACAAAAGGGATTCAGTTTGCGGCAGGAGTATTTATCATTTTACAGGGTGTGCGTCTGATCCTTGCAGAAATTGTGCCTGCATTCAAGGGTATTTCGGAAAGGCTGATTCCCAATGCGAAACCGGCGTTAGACTGCCCGATTGTGTATACCTTTGCGCCAAATGCTGTATTAATTGGTTTCTTCTCCAGTTTTGTAGGCGGGATCGTAGGTATGATAATGCTTATTCTTACCGGAGGAATCATCATATTGCCGGGAGTTGTGCCTCACTTCTTCTGCGGCGCTACGGCGGGAGTTTTCGGCAATGCCAACGGAGGGGTAAAAGGAGCTGTATTTGGATCCTTTATAAACGGTTTAATGCTGACCTTTGCTCCGCTTCTTTTAATGCCATTGCTTGGTGATCTGGGTTACCAGGGAACAACCTTCTCTGATCTGGATTTTATAGCTTCCGGATTCTTAATCGGCAAAGCCGGGCAATTAGGACCTATAGCTGCCACCATATTCGTATTCGGAGTATTGGCAGTCATGATCGCTGTCTCAATTAAGAAACCTGGGAGAAAAGAATCAGAATCATGA